In Kitasatospora gansuensis, a genomic segment contains:
- a CDS encoding hemolysin family protein yields MTALQLAASLLLLLGNGFFVGAEFAVISVRRSQIEPLAEAGNKRARTVLHALSNVSAMLAAAQLGITVCSLLLGALAEPTIAHLLEGPFEAFGVPEQLIHPIGYVLALALVVFLHMVVGEMVPKNIALAGPEKAALWLGPPLDRLARWLGPVIRFLNAFANGLLRLVKVEAKDEVESVFTTEQLLYLLTDSKEAGLLDEGRQERLEDALELGGRPVTDVLLPADQLVTVGSTVTAAEIEELAVRTGFSRFPLVDTEGAVLGYLHVKDVLDVEDRDAPMPARLWRPVTVLPGKLPLDDALGAMRRAASHLAAVVDQDGKPLGLVALEDVLEELVGEMHDPDHRTV; encoded by the coding sequence ATGACCGCGCTCCAACTGGCCGCCTCGCTGTTGCTGCTGCTCGGCAACGGCTTCTTCGTCGGCGCCGAGTTCGCGGTGATCTCGGTCCGGCGCAGCCAGATCGAGCCACTGGCGGAGGCGGGCAACAAGCGGGCCCGCACGGTGCTGCACGCGCTGTCCAACGTGTCCGCCATGCTGGCGGCGGCCCAACTCGGCATCACGGTCTGCTCGCTGCTGCTCGGCGCGCTGGCCGAGCCGACCATCGCGCACCTGCTGGAGGGCCCGTTCGAGGCCTTCGGCGTGCCGGAGCAGCTGATCCACCCGATCGGCTACGTGCTGGCGCTGGCCCTGGTGGTCTTCCTGCACATGGTGGTCGGCGAGATGGTCCCGAAGAACATCGCGCTGGCCGGTCCCGAGAAGGCCGCGCTCTGGCTCGGCCCGCCGCTGGACCGGCTGGCCCGCTGGCTCGGCCCGGTGATCCGGTTCCTGAACGCCTTCGCCAACGGCCTGCTGCGGCTGGTCAAGGTGGAGGCCAAGGACGAGGTCGAGTCGGTCTTCACCACCGAGCAGTTGCTCTACCTGCTGACCGACTCCAAGGAGGCGGGCCTGCTCGACGAGGGCCGCCAGGAGCGGCTGGAGGACGCGCTGGAGCTGGGCGGCCGCCCGGTCACCGACGTGCTGCTGCCCGCCGACCAGCTGGTCACGGTCGGCAGCACGGTGACCGCCGCCGAGATCGAGGAGCTCGCGGTGCGGACCGGGTTCTCCCGCTTCCCGCTGGTCGACACGGAGGGCGCCGTGCTCGGCTACCTGCACGTCAAGGACGTGCTGGACGTCGAGGACCGGGACGCCCCGATGCCGGCCCGGCTCTGGCGCCCGGTGACGGTGCTGCCGGGCAAGCTGCCGCTGGACGACGCGCTGGGCGCGATGCGCCGGGCCGCCTCCCACCTGGCGGCCGTGGTGGACCAGGACGGCAAGCCGCTGGGCCTGGTCGCACTGGAGGACGTCCTGGAGGAGCTGGTCGGCGAGATGCACGACCCGGACCACCGGACGGTGTAG
- the ribH gene encoding 6,7-dimethyl-8-ribityllumazine synthase yields MSGHGAPELTLKNCADLRVAVIAAQWHQQVMDGLLDGAHRALKELGIEEPTIVRVPGTFELPVAAKQLADRGYDAVVALGVVIRGGTPHFDYVCQGATLGLTQVSVDTGVPVGFGVLTCDNEQQALDRAGLPGSAEDKGHEAVTAAVATAAALRSVSEPWR; encoded by the coding sequence GTGAGCGGCCACGGAGCCCCCGAGCTGACCCTCAAGAACTGCGCCGACCTGCGGGTCGCGGTGATCGCCGCCCAGTGGCACCAGCAGGTGATGGACGGCCTGCTGGACGGCGCGCACCGCGCCCTCAAGGAGCTCGGCATCGAGGAGCCCACCATCGTCCGGGTGCCCGGCACCTTCGAGCTGCCGGTGGCCGCCAAGCAGCTCGCCGACCGCGGCTACGACGCGGTGGTGGCACTCGGCGTGGTGATCCGCGGCGGCACCCCGCACTTCGACTATGTCTGCCAGGGCGCCACCCTCGGCCTCACCCAGGTCAGCGTGGACACCGGCGTGCCGGTCGGCTTCGGCGTGCTGACCTGCGACAACGAGCAGCAGGCGCTGGACCGCGCGGGCCTGCCCGGCTCGGCCGAGGACAAGGGCCACGAGGCGGTCACCGCCGCCGTCGCCACCGCCGCCGCGCTGCGCTCGGTCTCCGAGCCCTGGCGGTAG
- the hisG gene encoding ATP phosphoribosyltransferase: protein MLRIAVPNKGSLSGPAAEMLHEAGYRQRKDPKELVLVDPENQVEFFFLRPRDIAVYVGSGRLDIGITGRDLLLDSASNAEEVLALGFGGSTFRFARPVGFEVEDVAGLEGLRIATSYTGLVEQHLAEQGVKATVTKLDGAVETAVQLGVADVIADVVETGTSLRNAGLEIFGEPILVSDAVVIRPKGAGEDAGVEQFLRRLQGVLVARRYVLMDYDIRAEHVSAAVALTPGLESPTVSPLHTEGWVAVRSMVLRKEAQRIMDDLWSIGARAILVTNIHACRL, encoded by the coding sequence ATGCTGCGCATCGCCGTTCCCAACAAGGGTTCGCTCTCGGGTCCCGCGGCGGAGATGCTCCATGAGGCCGGGTACCGGCAGCGCAAGGACCCCAAGGAACTGGTGCTGGTCGACCCGGAGAACCAGGTCGAGTTCTTCTTCCTGCGCCCGCGTGACATCGCGGTGTACGTCGGCTCCGGCCGGCTCGACATCGGCATCACCGGCCGCGACCTGCTGCTCGACTCGGCGTCCAACGCCGAGGAGGTGCTCGCGCTCGGCTTCGGCGGCTCGACCTTCCGGTTCGCCCGGCCGGTCGGCTTCGAGGTCGAGGACGTCGCGGGCCTGGAGGGGCTGCGGATCGCCACCTCCTACACCGGCCTGGTCGAGCAGCACCTGGCCGAGCAGGGCGTGAAGGCCACCGTCACCAAGCTGGACGGCGCGGTCGAGACCGCGGTCCAGCTCGGCGTCGCCGACGTGATCGCCGACGTGGTGGAGACCGGCACGAGTCTGCGCAACGCGGGCCTGGAGATCTTCGGCGAGCCGATCCTGGTCTCGGACGCCGTGGTGATCCGGCCCAAGGGCGCCGGCGAGGACGCCGGGGTCGAGCAGTTCCTGCGTCGCCTGCAGGGCGTGCTGGTGGCCCGCCGGTACGTGCTGATGGACTACGACATCCGCGCCGAGCACGTCTCCGCGGCCGTCGCCCTGACGCCCGGCCTGGAGTCGCCGACCGTCTCCCCGCTGCACACCGAGGGCTGGGTCGCGGTCCGCTCGATGGTGCTCCGCAAGGAGGCCCAGCGGATCATGGACGACCTCTGGAGCATCGGTGCCCGGGCCATCCTGGTCACCAACATCCACGCCTGCCGGCTCTGA
- a CDS encoding riboflavin synthase, protein MFTGIIEELGEVVSIEEIGDSSRIRLRGPVVCSDAGHGDSIAVNGVCLTVVDTPDQLASATGEFSADVMAETLHRSSLGALAPGSRVNLERAMALGARLGGHLVQGHVDATGTLLSREPGDLDAEGLPRWEVLRFSLPQSITRYLVEKGSITVDGVSLTVVDAAIDSFSVSLIPATLALTTLGTKAIGDPVNLEVDVLAKYVERLLDTRTLPDTIAKDAS, encoded by the coding sequence GTGTTCACCGGCATCATCGAAGAGCTCGGCGAGGTCGTCTCCATCGAGGAGATCGGCGACTCGTCGCGGATCCGCCTGCGTGGCCCCGTGGTCTGTTCCGACGCCGGCCACGGCGACTCCATCGCGGTCAACGGCGTCTGCCTGACCGTCGTCGACACCCCTGATCAACTGGCGTCCGCCACCGGCGAGTTCAGCGCCGACGTGATGGCCGAGACGCTGCACCGGTCCAGCCTGGGCGCACTCGCCCCCGGCTCCCGGGTCAACCTGGAGCGGGCGATGGCGCTCGGCGCCCGGCTCGGCGGCCACCTGGTCCAGGGCCACGTGGACGCCACCGGCACCCTGCTCTCCCGCGAACCGGGCGACCTGGACGCCGAGGGCCTGCCGCGCTGGGAGGTGCTGCGCTTCTCGCTCCCGCAGTCCATCACCCGCTACCTGGTGGAGAAGGGCTCGATCACCGTGGACGGCGTCAGCCTCACGGTGGTGGACGCCGCGATCGACAGCTTCAGCGTCAGCCTGATCCCGGCCACCCTGGCCCTCACCACCCTCGGCACCAAGGCCATCGGCGACCCGGTCAACCTCGAGGTGGACGTGCTCGCGAAGTACGTCGAGCGGCTGCTCGACACCCGCACCCTGCCCGACACCATCGCCAAGGACGCCTCGTGA
- a CDS encoding phosphoribosyl-ATP diphosphatase: MASKTFEELFTELQQKAATGDPSSSRTAQLVQQGVHAIGKKVVEEAAEVWMAAEYQSEEETAEEISQLLYHLQVMMVARGLTLDDVYKYL, from the coding sequence ATGGCTTCGAAGACATTCGAGGAGCTGTTCACCGAGCTCCAGCAGAAGGCCGCCACCGGCGACCCCTCGTCCTCCCGTACCGCGCAGCTCGTCCAGCAGGGCGTGCATGCCATCGGCAAGAAGGTCGTCGAGGAGGCCGCCGAGGTCTGGATGGCCGCCGAGTACCAGTCGGAGGAGGAGACGGCCGAGGAGATCTCCCAGCTCCTCTACCACCTTCAGGTGATGATGGTCGCTCGCGGGCTGACGCTCGACGACGTCTACAAGTACCTCTGA
- a CDS encoding MSMEG_1061 family FMN-dependent PPOX-type flavoprotein — translation MTTPTAFEALQTGALTDLTQLRELYEHPGEHARRKQVDHLHDAARRLIGCSSLVLMASTGADGSCDVTPRGGPPGFVSVLDDHTLAIPDATGNKRLDSLHNIVATGQVGLLFVIPGRDTTLRVNGRACVSADPQLLTQLTAIGKPPRSAVIVGVEEVYGHCPKAFLRGAAWKPEQWLAPDAAPSSAEVTLSHLRDPSLTIEMIEQNEREALLYRYE, via the coding sequence GTGACCACACCAACGGCCTTCGAGGCCCTGCAGACCGGCGCGCTGACCGACCTCACCCAGCTCCGTGAGCTGTACGAGCACCCGGGCGAGCACGCCCGGCGCAAGCAGGTCGACCACCTGCACGACGCCGCCCGCCGCCTGATCGGCTGCTCCTCGCTGGTGCTGATGGCCAGTACCGGCGCGGACGGCAGCTGCGACGTCACCCCGCGCGGCGGGCCGCCCGGCTTCGTCTCGGTGCTCGACGACCACACCCTGGCCATCCCCGACGCCACCGGCAACAAGCGGCTGGACAGCCTGCACAACATCGTCGCCACCGGACAGGTCGGCCTGCTCTTCGTGATCCCCGGCCGGGACACCACCCTGCGGGTCAACGGCCGCGCCTGCGTCTCGGCCGACCCCCAGCTGCTGACCCAGCTCACCGCCATCGGCAAGCCGCCGCGCAGCGCGGTGATCGTCGGTGTCGAGGAGGTCTACGGCCACTGCCCGAAGGCGTTCCTGCGCGGCGCGGCCTGGAAGCCCGAGCAGTGGCTCGCGCCGGACGCGGCCCCCAGCTCCGCCGAGGTGACCCTCTCGCACCTGCGCGACCCCTCGCTGACCATCGAGATGATCGAGCAGAACGAGCGCGAGGCGCTGCTCTACCGCTACGAGTGA
- a CDS encoding bifunctional 3,4-dihydroxy-2-butanone-4-phosphate synthase/GTP cyclohydrolase II — translation MTTQPESDIRQLIDDAFALDPVERAIADIALGRPVIVVDDEDRENEGDIIFAASAATPELMAFTIRYTSGVICVPMTGEELDRLKLPPMTAVNEDRKGTAYAVSVDARDGVDTGISAADRARTVKLLATAATEPGELTRPGHVFPLRAVEGGVLVRPGHTEAAVDLARLAGLPPAGAIAEVVNDDGSMARLPELVAFAREHQLAIISIEDLIAYRRRTELHVTRAAVTQLPTVHGEFTAIGYKGTLDGVEHIALVAGGLGADGKLPAGEDVLVRLHSECLTGDVFGSLRCDCGPQLQTALAQVAAAGRGVVLYLRGHEGRGIGLTHKLRAYELQEQGRDTVDANLELGLPADARDYSIGAHMLTDLGVHTLTLLTNNPDKIAALTEHGLKVTDRRPVEIEPGEHNAAYLRTKRDRMGHQLPWLDQNS, via the coding sequence ATGACCACCCAGCCCGAGTCCGACATCCGTCAGCTCATCGACGACGCCTTCGCGCTCGACCCGGTCGAGCGGGCCATCGCCGACATCGCGCTCGGCCGCCCGGTCATCGTGGTGGACGACGAGGACCGCGAGAACGAGGGCGACATCATCTTCGCCGCCTCGGCCGCCACCCCGGAGCTGATGGCCTTCACCATCCGCTACACCTCCGGCGTGATCTGCGTGCCGATGACCGGCGAGGAGCTGGACCGGCTCAAGCTGCCCCCGATGACCGCCGTCAACGAGGACCGCAAGGGCACCGCGTACGCCGTCTCGGTGGACGCCAGAGACGGCGTGGACACCGGCATCTCGGCCGCCGACCGGGCCCGTACCGTCAAGCTGCTGGCCACCGCCGCCACCGAGCCCGGTGAGCTGACCCGCCCCGGCCACGTCTTCCCGCTGCGCGCGGTGGAGGGCGGGGTGCTGGTCCGTCCCGGCCACACCGAGGCGGCCGTCGACCTGGCCCGGCTCGCCGGGCTGCCCCCGGCCGGCGCGATCGCCGAGGTGGTCAACGACGACGGCAGCATGGCCCGGCTGCCCGAGCTGGTCGCGTTCGCCCGCGAGCACCAGCTGGCGATCATCTCGATCGAGGACCTGATCGCCTACCGGCGCCGCACCGAGCTGCACGTGACCCGCGCCGCCGTCACCCAACTGCCCACCGTGCACGGCGAGTTCACCGCCATCGGCTACAAGGGCACGCTGGACGGGGTGGAGCACATCGCGCTGGTCGCGGGCGGCCTCGGCGCGGACGGCAAGCTGCCGGCCGGCGAGGACGTGCTGGTCCGGCTGCACTCCGAGTGCCTGACCGGCGACGTGTTCGGCTCGCTGCGCTGCGACTGCGGCCCGCAGCTGCAGACCGCGCTGGCCCAGGTCGCCGCGGCCGGCCGGGGCGTGGTGCTCTACCTGCGCGGCCACGAGGGCCGGGGCATCGGCCTGACCCACAAGCTGCGTGCGTACGAGCTGCAGGAGCAGGGCCGGGACACCGTGGACGCCAACCTCGAACTCGGTCTGCCCGCCGACGCCCGGGACTACAGCATCGGCGCCCACATGCTGACCGACCTCGGCGTGCACACCCTCACCCTGCTCACCAACAACCCCGACAAGATCGCGGCGCTGACCGAGCACGGCCTCAAGGTGACGGACCGTCGGCCGGTCGAGATCGAGCCCGGCGAGCACAACGCGGCCTACCTGCGCACCAAGCGCGACCGGATGGGCCACCAGCTCCCGTGGCTCGACCAGAACTCCTGA
- a CDS encoding hemolysin family protein, whose protein sequence is MITAWLLLLAAVLLILANGLFVAAEFALVTVDRGAVERAAATGDRKAESTLKALRQLSFQLSGAQLGITVTSLVVGMLASPALSVLLSPVFIAVGVPDAAAHGVSVTVGMLLATVFQMVVGELVPKNWAIARPIQVAYAVVGPQRLFSAACRPLISFLNGSADRMVRALGIEPQEELGHARTPAELVSLARHSAKEGAIDEQSATLFVKTLSLADLTAESVMTPRVDVTALQRDATASDVLNLTRATGFSRFPVYADNLDEVTGTVTLKDALAVPAERRSHTRVAQLATAALLVPETLPAELLLDQLRREQPMAIVVDEYGGTAGVVTIEDIVEEIVGEVQDEHDRADTPELRQLPPKDGLPVWEADGRARTDQLEAIGLYAPEGPYETLGGLLSDLLGKLPAPGEQAALPGWRFTVLGVERHRTSRVLVERVDRHTHTEDEDR, encoded by the coding sequence GTGATCACCGCCTGGCTGCTGTTGCTCGCGGCCGTGCTGCTCATCCTCGCCAACGGCCTCTTCGTGGCCGCCGAGTTCGCCCTCGTCACGGTGGACCGTGGAGCCGTCGAACGCGCCGCCGCCACCGGCGACCGCAAGGCCGAGAGCACCCTGAAGGCGCTCCGCCAGCTCTCCTTCCAGCTCTCCGGCGCCCAGCTCGGCATCACCGTCACCTCCCTGGTGGTCGGCATGCTGGCCTCGCCGGCTCTCTCCGTGCTGCTCAGCCCGGTCTTCATCGCCGTCGGGGTGCCGGACGCGGCCGCGCACGGCGTGTCGGTCACGGTCGGCATGCTGCTGGCCACCGTCTTCCAGATGGTGGTCGGCGAACTGGTGCCGAAGAACTGGGCGATCGCCCGCCCGATCCAGGTCGCGTACGCGGTGGTCGGTCCGCAGCGGCTGTTCTCCGCCGCCTGCCGCCCGCTGATCAGCTTCCTGAACGGCTCGGCCGACCGGATGGTGCGGGCCCTCGGCATCGAGCCGCAGGAGGAGCTCGGCCACGCCCGTACCCCGGCCGAACTGGTCTCGCTGGCCCGGCACTCCGCGAAGGAGGGCGCGATAGACGAACAGTCCGCGACCCTCTTCGTGAAGACCCTCAGCCTGGCCGACCTGACCGCCGAGAGCGTGATGACCCCCCGGGTCGACGTGACCGCCCTGCAGCGGGACGCCACCGCCTCGGACGTGCTCAACCTGACCCGGGCCACCGGCTTCTCCAGGTTCCCGGTCTACGCCGACAACCTGGACGAGGTCACCGGCACGGTCACCCTGAAGGACGCCCTGGCGGTGCCGGCCGAGCGCCGCTCGCACACCAGGGTCGCCCAACTCGCCACCGCCGCCCTGCTGGTGCCCGAGACGCTGCCCGCCGAACTGCTGCTGGACCAGCTCCGCCGCGAACAGCCGATGGCGATCGTGGTCGACGAGTACGGCGGCACGGCCGGCGTGGTGACCATCGAGGACATCGTCGAGGAGATCGTCGGCGAGGTGCAGGACGAGCACGACCGGGCCGACACCCCCGAACTGCGGCAGCTGCCGCCGAAGGACGGTCTGCCGGTCTGGGAGGCCGACGGCCGGGCCAGGACCGACCAGCTGGAGGCGATCGGCCTGTACGCCCCCGAGGGGCCGTACGAGACGCTCGGCGGCCTGCTCTCCGACCTGCTCGGCAAGCTGCCGGCGCCGGGCGAGCAGGCGGCACTTCCGGGCTGGCGATTCACCGTGCTCGGCGTCGAACGCCACCGGACCAGCCGGGTGCTGGTCGAGCGGGTCGACCGGCACACCCACACCGAGGACGAGGACCGATGA
- a CDS encoding nicotinamide mononucleotide transporter family protein: MNWLNETAFSIFGQSVKWTDMVGNLLGLAALALGWRRSVWSWPVQLLSAVVLIGAYLSAHLTGLIGKQGIVIVAAVWGWTQWQRGRRSTGEIEVRFATARERLALIGGTALATVAVAGIFLAYPSLSWSPWADAYIFVGTLAAMVAQARGWVEFWFAWIAVDLVGVPLAFSSGYTFSGITYAIYFVLVLLGLRAWWLRTRTPRPANAAVLQGVSA; the protein is encoded by the coding sequence GTGAACTGGCTCAACGAAACCGCGTTCTCGATATTCGGCCAGTCCGTCAAGTGGACCGACATGGTGGGCAACCTGCTCGGCCTGGCCGCGCTCGCGCTCGGCTGGCGCCGCTCGGTGTGGAGCTGGCCGGTCCAGCTGCTCTCCGCCGTGGTGCTGATCGGCGCCTACCTGTCGGCCCACCTGACCGGGCTGATCGGCAAGCAGGGCATCGTGATCGTCGCCGCCGTCTGGGGCTGGACCCAGTGGCAGCGCGGCCGCCGCTCCACCGGTGAGATCGAGGTCAGGTTCGCCACCGCCCGGGAGCGGCTCGCGCTGATCGGCGGCACCGCACTGGCCACCGTCGCGGTGGCCGGGATCTTCCTCGCCTACCCCTCACTCTCCTGGAGCCCGTGGGCGGACGCCTACATCTTCGTCGGCACGCTGGCGGCGATGGTGGCCCAGGCCAGGGGCTGGGTCGAGTTCTGGTTCGCCTGGATCGCCGTGGACCTGGTCGGCGTCCCGCTCGCCTTCTCCAGCGGCTACACCTTCTCCGGTATCACCTACGCCATCTACTTCGTGCTGGTGCTGCTCGGCCTGCGGGCCTGGTGGCTGCGTACCCGCACCCCTCGTCCCGCCAACGCGGCCGTCCTGCAGGGAGTTTCGGCATGA
- a CDS encoding SMP-30/gluconolactonase/LRE family protein, producing the protein MKPIDDRVSELGEGPAWDPRTGTLRWVDIPGGVVHSSDGSSQQLTAPVTAVLPTATGWATVRQDRVEQDGHTVPVPLGAADRCNDAKTDPAGRIWVGTMAGGELSRRGSLFRIDGDTAAEQVSGVSISNGLGWSPDGRRMYWADTPTGRIDVFDFDPADGSIRDRRPFAVTELPDGLTVDAEGAVWVARWGSGVLHRYTADGELDTVLPVGVSHPTSCAFGGPDLRTLYVTTARKPTADGQFSRHGGQLHATRLPVPGLPTTLAVFPGAST; encoded by the coding sequence ATGAAGCCGATCGACGACCGGGTCAGTGAACTGGGCGAGGGCCCGGCCTGGGACCCCCGGACCGGCACCCTGCGCTGGGTGGACATCCCCGGCGGGGTGGTGCACAGCTCCGACGGCAGCTCGCAGCAGCTGACCGCGCCGGTGACCGCCGTGCTGCCCACCGCGACCGGCTGGGCGACCGTCCGGCAGGACCGGGTGGAGCAGGACGGCCACACCGTCCCGGTGCCGCTCGGCGCGGCCGACCGGTGCAACGACGCCAAGACCGACCCGGCCGGACGGATCTGGGTCGGGACCATGGCCGGGGGCGAACTCTCCCGCCGGGGAAGCCTGTTCAGGATCGACGGCGACACCGCCGCCGAGCAGGTGAGCGGCGTCTCGATCTCCAACGGCCTCGGCTGGAGCCCCGACGGGCGGCGGATGTACTGGGCCGACACCCCGACCGGCCGGATCGACGTGTTCGACTTCGACCCGGCCGACGGCAGCATCCGCGACCGGCGCCCGTTCGCCGTCACCGAGCTGCCGGACGGGCTGACGGTGGACGCCGAGGGCGCGGTCTGGGTGGCCCGCTGGGGCAGCGGCGTGCTGCACCGCTACACGGCCGACGGCGAGCTGGACACGGTGCTGCCGGTCGGCGTCTCGCACCCGACCAGTTGCGCGTTCGGCGGCCCGGACCTGCGCACGCTGTACGTGACCACCGCCCGGAAGCCGACGGCGGACGGTCAGTTCTCCCGCCACGGGGGGCAGTTGCACGCCACCCGGCTGCCCGTGCCCGGTCTGCCTACCACCCTTGCGGTATTCCCCGGGGCATCGACCTGA
- a CDS encoding PH domain-containing protein — MSSPVELPVTWAPRRNRAVLAGICALLMVLFSTLAFALPSNWQFNDRVAIFVSGLLFSAVGLMLARPRVSADAEGVTVVNFVRRHRLSWPQIVRVNFRQGDPWVMLDLADGTSLAAVGIQPAGGREQAVRAARALRDLVEDHGVARN, encoded by the coding sequence GTGTCCAGCCCCGTCGAACTGCCCGTCACCTGGGCGCCGCGCCGCAACCGTGCCGTGCTGGCCGGGATCTGCGCCCTGCTGATGGTGCTGTTCAGCACGCTGGCCTTCGCGCTGCCGTCGAACTGGCAGTTCAACGACCGGGTGGCGATCTTCGTCAGCGGGCTGCTGTTCTCGGCGGTCGGCCTGATGCTGGCCCGCCCCCGGGTGAGCGCCGACGCCGAGGGCGTCACGGTGGTCAACTTCGTCCGGCGGCACCGGCTGAGCTGGCCGCAGATCGTCCGGGTGAACTTCCGTCAGGGCGACCCCTGGGTGATGCTCGACCTCGCCGACGGCACCTCGCTGGCCGCCGTCGGCATCCAGCCCGCGGGCGGTCGGGAGCAGGCCGTCCGGGCCGCCCGGGCGCTGCGCGACCTGGTCGAGGACCACGGCGTGGCGCGGAACTGA